Proteins encoded in a region of the Cheilinus undulatus linkage group 8, ASM1832078v1, whole genome shotgun sequence genome:
- the rxrbb gene encoding retinoic acid receptor RXR-beta-B yields MSSQQPNSSASNSPTNILGSPFSVISPSLNSPVGFGPISNSQISSSAPISGMHSISNEDIKPPFGLRPMPAHSPGIMLSQKRLCVICGDRSSGKHYGVYSCEGCKGFFKRTVRKDLSYTCRDNKECLVDKRQRNRCQYCRYQKCLAMGMKREAVQEERQRNREREGELEFSAGVNEEMPVEKILEAETAVEQKTELHSDGGSAGNSPHDAVSNICQTADKQLFALVEWAKRIPHFSELPLDDQVILLRAGWNELLIASFSHRSIALKDGVLLASELQRDSAHSTGVGAIFDRESVQSAEVGAIFDRVLTELVNKMRDMQMDKTELGCLRAIVLFNPDAKGLSNTSEVELLREKVYASLEAYCKQRYPEQQGRFAKLLLRLPALRSIGLKCLEHLFFFKLIGDTPIDTFLMEMLEAPHQLS; encoded by the exons ATGTCCTCACAGCAACCCAACAGCTCAGCCTCCAACAGCCCCACAAACATCTTGGGATCTCCGTTCTCGGTTATCAGTCCCTCTCTTAACTCCCCTGTGGGATTTGGACCCATCAGCAACAGCCAG ATCTCTTCTTCAGCACCCATATCAGGGATGCACTCAATCAGCAATGAAGATATCAAGCCTCCTTTTGGCCTGAGGCCCATGCCCGCCCACAGTCCTGGAATAATGTTGTCTCAGAAACGCCTGTGTGTCATCTGTGGAGACCGCTCTTCTG GCAAGCACTATGGAGTTTACAGCTGTGAGGGTTGCAAAGGTTTCTTCAAACGTACAGTTCGGAAAGATCTAAGTTACACCTGCAGGGACAACAAAGAGTGCCTGGTTGATAAACGCCAGCGCAATCGCTGCCAGTACTGCCGCTACCAGAAGTGCCTGGCTATGGGCATGAAGAGGGAAG CGGTCCAGGAGGAGCGCCAGAGGAACCGAGAGCGTGAAGGAGAGCTGGAGTTTAGTGCAGGAGTGAATGAAGAAATGCCTGTTGAGAAGATTTTAGAGGCAGAGACAGCTGTGGAGCAGAAGACCGAGCTTCACTCTGATGGTGGTTCAGCCGGAAACTCT cccCATGATGCAGTGAGCAACATCTGTCAGACTGCAGACAAACAGCTGTTTGCTTTGGTGGAGTGGGCAAAGAGGATCCCTCATTTCTCTGAGCTGCCCTTGGATGACCAGGTCATCCTTCTGCGTGCAG GCTGGAATGAGCTCCTCATCGCCTCGTTCTCCCATCGCTCCATTGCTCTCAAGGACGGAGTTCTCTTGGCTTCTGAGCTACAGCGGGACAGCGCACACAGCACAGGAGTGGGAGCCATTTTTGACCG GGAGAGTGTGCAGAGTGCAGAGGTTGGTGCCATATTTGACAG GGTCCTCACTGAGCTCGTCAATAAAATGAGAGATATGCAAATGGACAAAACAGAGCTGGGCTGCCTCAGAGCCATCGTCCTCTTCAACCCAG ATGCTAAAGGGCTCTCCAACACCAGTGAGGTGGAGCTCCTCAGAGAAAAGGTCTATGCATCATTGGAAGCATACTGCAAACAGAGATACCCAGAGCAGCAGGGAAG GTTTGCTAAGCTCCTCCTTCGACTGCCAGCGCTGCGATCCATCGGCTTGAAGTGCTTGGAGCACCTCTTCTTCTTCAAGCTGATCGGTGACACACCTATTGACACTTTCCTCATGGAAATGCTTGAAGCTCCCCATCAGTTGTCTTAG
- the LOC121513524 gene encoding macrophage mannose receptor 1, whose protein sequence is SGTIDTGDHIFVTETKSWRDAQNHCRDLSSELVSIHSVEENEEVRNISVSQNVWIGLFKDPWKWSDGSNTSFRFWKPGDLILIKENLTWIEAMSYCRRHYVDLIHITTKDIQEKVAEKAKNATSPHVWLGLRYICNFNFWFWTSSSSGCYQNWAPGQGSEEENDCEVSGAIQATGGQQWVSLPQTEKLNFICTTCAG, encoded by the exons TCAGGCACTATTGACACAGGTGATCACATCTTTGTCACTGAGACCAAATCCTGGAGGGACGCTCAGAATCACTGCAGGGACTTATCATCTGAGCTCGTCAGCATACACTCAGtggaggagaatgaggaggTGCGCAACATTTCTGTGTCACAAAACGTTTGGATCGGCCTCTTCAAAGACCCCTGGAAGTGGTCTGATGGGAGCAACACTTCATTCCGTTTCTGGAAACCAG GAGACCTGATCCTAATAAAGGAAAACCTGACATGGATTGAAGCTATGAGTTACTGCAGGAGGCACTACGTTGACCTCATTCACATTACCACCAAAGATATTCAGGAAAAGGTggctgaaaaggcaaaaaatgccaCTTCACCTCATGTGTGGCTCGGCTTACGCTACATTTGTAACTTTAACTTCTGGTTCTGGACCAGTTCAAGTAGTGGTTGTTATCAAAACTGGGCACCAGGACAAGGATCTGAGGAGGAAAATGACTGTGAGGTTTCAGGTGCCATTCAGGCCACTGGGGGGCAGCAGTGGGTCAGTTTGCCTCAAACCGAAAAACTTAATTTCATCTGTACCACATGTGCTGGATGA